In Rhodococcus sp. OK302, one genomic interval encodes:
- the alaS gene encoding alanine--tRNA ligase: MQTHEIRRRFLDHFVKAGHTEVPSASLILDDPNLLFVNAGMVPFVPYFLGQQTPAYTRATSVQKCVRTLDIEEVGITTRHNTFFQMAGNFSFGDYFKKEAISHAWALLTGSVEDGGYGIDPTRLWATVFHDDDEAFAIWRDQVGLPEERIQRRGMADNYWSMGIPGPCGPCSEIFYDRGAEYGIEGGPEADEDRYIEIWNLVFMQNERGAGISKDDYPILGPLPKQNIDTGMGVERVAFLLQGVENVYETDLLRPVIEKAAELTGSVYGADHTSDVRFRVIADHARTAAMLIADGVNPGNDGRGYVLRRLLRRIVRSAKLLGSEQPTMREFMVVVRDTMAPSYPVLETDFKRIENVAVGEETAFLKTLASGSKLFEGAAETIKASGKSVIAGDQAFALHDTYGFPIDLTLEMASEAGLSVDEDGFRTLMAEQRKRAKDDARARKHAHADLSVYKELLDRGPTEFTGFNELVSEAHVLALIVDGVRVPVATAGQSIEVILDRSPLYAESGGQIADIGSLTAPGLEAKVNDVQKVAKKVWIHKVTVQKGEITEGDVVLAHVDAEWRKGATQGHSGTHMVHAALRQVLGPNAVQAGSLNKPGYLRFDFSWQGALTESQKQEIEVVTNEAVASNFAVNTFVTDLDKAKSMGAMALFGENYGDEVRVVEIGGPFSMELCGGTHVGSSAQIGQVTLLGEQSVGSGIRRVEAYVGLDSYRYLAKERALLAGLSSSLKVPSEEVPARVEALVERLKAAEKELEQAKAKAVLASAGEFVEKAKRIGSVLVIAEPAPAGVGGNDLRALVTDIKGRLGSEPAVVALLGDVDGKVPFVVASSKAAQALGVKAGDLVGSFGPKIGGRGGGKPDMAQGSGSDATGITAALDAIRDRVSELAGGS, from the coding sequence GTGCAAACCCACGAGATCCGCAGGCGATTCCTCGACCACTTCGTCAAGGCCGGCCACACCGAGGTCCCCAGTGCGTCGCTGATTCTCGACGATCCGAATCTTCTGTTCGTCAACGCCGGCATGGTTCCCTTCGTGCCGTACTTCCTCGGCCAGCAGACTCCGGCGTACACCCGCGCCACGTCGGTGCAGAAGTGCGTTCGCACCCTGGACATCGAAGAGGTGGGCATCACCACCCGCCACAACACGTTCTTCCAGATGGCCGGCAACTTCTCCTTCGGTGATTACTTCAAGAAGGAAGCCATCTCCCACGCGTGGGCACTGCTCACCGGTTCGGTTGAGGACGGCGGCTACGGCATCGACCCGACGCGTCTGTGGGCCACCGTTTTCCACGACGACGACGAAGCATTCGCGATCTGGCGTGACCAGGTCGGACTTCCCGAGGAGCGCATCCAGCGTCGCGGAATGGCCGACAACTACTGGTCCATGGGCATCCCCGGCCCCTGTGGTCCGTGCTCCGAAATCTTCTACGACCGCGGCGCCGAGTACGGCATCGAGGGAGGTCCGGAAGCCGACGAGGATCGCTACATCGAGATCTGGAATCTCGTGTTCATGCAGAACGAGCGCGGCGCGGGCATCAGCAAGGACGACTACCCGATCCTCGGACCGCTGCCGAAGCAGAACATCGACACCGGTATGGGCGTCGAGCGCGTTGCGTTCCTGCTCCAGGGCGTCGAAAACGTTTACGAGACAGACCTTTTGCGTCCCGTCATCGAGAAGGCAGCTGAGCTGACCGGCAGCGTTTACGGTGCCGATCACACCTCCGACGTTCGTTTCCGCGTTATCGCCGACCACGCTCGCACCGCTGCCATGTTGATCGCCGACGGCGTCAACCCGGGCAACGACGGACGCGGTTACGTCCTGCGCCGTCTGCTGCGTCGTATCGTGCGTTCGGCCAAGTTGCTCGGCAGCGAGCAGCCCACGATGCGTGAGTTCATGGTTGTCGTCCGCGACACGATGGCTCCGTCGTACCCCGTTCTCGAAACCGACTTCAAGCGCATCGAAAACGTTGCCGTCGGCGAAGAGACCGCATTCCTCAAGACACTGGCTTCGGGTTCGAAGCTGTTCGAGGGTGCAGCCGAAACCATCAAGGCTTCCGGCAAGTCCGTCATCGCCGGCGACCAGGCATTTGCCCTGCACGACACCTACGGTTTCCCGATCGACCTGACACTCGAGATGGCGTCCGAAGCCGGTCTCTCCGTCGACGAGGACGGCTTCCGCACGCTCATGGCCGAGCAGCGTAAGCGCGCCAAGGACGACGCTCGTGCCCGCAAGCACGCACACGCCGATCTCTCGGTCTACAAGGAACTGCTCGATCGCGGCCCCACCGAATTCACCGGTTTCAACGAATTGGTGTCCGAGGCTCATGTCCTCGCACTGATCGTCGACGGCGTTCGGGTGCCCGTGGCCACTGCCGGTCAGTCCATCGAGGTCATCCTCGACCGCAGCCCGCTCTACGCGGAGTCCGGCGGACAGATCGCCGACATCGGATCGCTCACGGCGCCTGGCCTCGAAGCCAAGGTCAACGACGTCCAGAAGGTCGCCAAGAAGGTCTGGATCCACAAGGTGACGGTCCAGAAGGGCGAGATCACCGAGGGCGACGTCGTCCTCGCTCACGTCGACGCCGAATGGCGTAAGGGTGCAACCCAGGGCCACTCCGGTACCCATATGGTGCACGCGGCACTGCGTCAGGTGCTCGGCCCCAACGCCGTGCAGGCCGGCTCGCTCAACAAGCCCGGCTACCTGCGCTTCGACTTCTCCTGGCAGGGCGCTCTGACCGAGTCGCAGAAGCAGGAAATCGAAGTAGTCACCAACGAGGCAGTTGCGTCCAACTTTGCAGTCAACACGTTTGTGACAGACCTCGACAAGGCCAAGTCGATGGGCGCAATGGCTCTCTTCGGCGAAAACTACGGCGACGAGGTGCGCGTCGTAGAAATCGGTGGCCCGTTCTCGATGGAACTGTGCGGCGGTACTCACGTCGGCAGCTCCGCTCAGATCGGTCAGGTCACACTGCTCGGTGAGCAGTCCGTCGGATCCGGCATTCGCCGCGTCGAGGCGTACGTCGGTTTGGATTCGTACCGCTACCTGGCCAAGGAGCGGGCGCTTCTCGCCGGCCTGTCCTCGTCCTTGAAGGTTCCGTCCGAAGAGGTCCCGGCTCGCGTCGAGGCACTCGTCGAGCGTCTCAAGGCGGCCGAGAAGGAACTCGAGCAGGCCAAGGCCAAGGCTGTTCTCGCCTCGGCCGGAGAATTTGTCGAGAAGGCAAAGCGCATCGGAAGCGTGCTGGTAATCGCTGAACCCGCCCCGGCCGGTGTCGGTGGCAACGACCTCCGTGCGCTCGTCACTGACATCAAGGGCCGTCTGGGCTCCGAGCCTGCAGTGGTCGCGTTGCTCGGCGACGTCGACGGCAAGGTTCCGTTTGTGGTCGCATCCAGCAAGGCAGCTCAGGCACTCGGCGTGAAGGCCGGCGACCTCGTCGGTTCGTTCGGACCCAAGATCGGTGGCCGCGGCGGCGGAAAGCCCGACATGGCTCAGGGGTCGGGTTCCGACGCCACCGGAATCACGGCGGCGCTCGATGCCATCCGGGACCGGGTCTCAGAACTGGCGGGCGGCAGCTAA
- the ruvX gene encoding Holliday junction resolvase RuvX, which yields MVALAGPDRPGLDDPGRGRRIAIDVGSVRIGVASSDPDGILATPVETVPRAKERGPDAPDIRRIIDIVSEYEAVEVIVGLPQTLRGEQGKAAGIATAFAKRLQRAVDPIPVRLSDERLTTVTAARNLRESGVKARGQRPMIDQAAAVEILQGWLDERSRSVKPGESSGDAPVSEDDL from the coding sequence GTGGTGGCGCTGGCGGGCCCCGATCGCCCCGGTCTCGACGACCCGGGCCGCGGCCGACGCATCGCGATCGACGTAGGCAGTGTTCGGATCGGGGTCGCATCCAGTGACCCCGACGGAATTCTGGCGACACCCGTCGAAACGGTTCCCCGAGCCAAGGAACGTGGACCCGACGCGCCGGATATCCGGCGAATTATCGACATCGTGTCCGAATACGAGGCCGTGGAGGTTATCGTCGGACTGCCACAGACGCTGCGCGGCGAGCAAGGTAAAGCCGCCGGCATCGCCACTGCATTCGCCAAACGACTGCAGCGGGCCGTCGACCCGATCCCGGTGAGACTGTCCGACGAGCGACTGACGACGGTTACGGCTGCGCGCAACCTTCGCGAAAGCGGAGTCAAAGCTCGCGGTCAGCGTCCGATGATCGATCAGGCTGCGGCAGTGGAAATTCTGCAGGGTTGGCTGGACGAGCGGAGTAGATCAGTGAAACCAGGGGAGTCGTCGGGGGACGCGCCTGTGTCGGAGGACGATCTGTGA
- a CDS encoding endolytic transglycosylase MltG: MNRRWDDGEAQQRPERSFDFDNDETMVMRALPQTIAPPQMSRAQARKQREAQSKRAKRGKKVGVFALLFLVIAILGVGAYGATWYMDRNKAAEDFAGPGGAPVVIQINSGETASEIGATLAAKNVVASSAAFYNAAVKNSAEIQQVQPGFYQVPVQSKASDALNSLVAPASRVGLVVVAAGRQLHDTADAQTGALKKGIYNLISEASCVGSATAQKCVSADELNTAGASSDLASLGVPSWAITSVKGVPDKDRQLEGLIAASSWDFDPTATPTEILRTLVQGSAEMYEGTGILKAGAGVGLSPYQLLVAASLVEREALTDDMSKVARVIVNRLAVDQPLQFDSTVNYSLDTTEVATTDADRARVTPWNTYAMPGLPATPIASPSIDALKAVESPAPGDWLYFVTINKQGETLFTKSYDEHLANIVLAQESGILDSGR, from the coding sequence GTGAACCGGCGGTGGGATGACGGCGAGGCACAACAGCGGCCTGAGCGTTCATTCGATTTCGACAACGACGAGACCATGGTCATGCGTGCCCTACCGCAGACCATCGCCCCTCCGCAGATGTCGCGGGCCCAGGCACGCAAGCAACGTGAGGCGCAAAGCAAACGCGCCAAGCGTGGCAAGAAGGTCGGCGTCTTCGCACTTCTTTTCCTGGTGATCGCAATTCTGGGCGTCGGTGCCTACGGCGCAACCTGGTACATGGACCGCAACAAGGCGGCCGAAGATTTTGCCGGACCCGGTGGTGCTCCGGTGGTGATTCAGATCAATTCAGGGGAGACGGCGTCGGAGATCGGTGCGACGCTGGCTGCGAAGAATGTGGTTGCCAGTTCTGCAGCGTTCTACAACGCCGCCGTGAAGAACTCCGCCGAAATTCAGCAGGTTCAGCCGGGCTTCTATCAAGTGCCCGTGCAGAGCAAGGCCTCCGACGCCCTCAACTCGTTGGTTGCCCCGGCCTCCCGAGTGGGACTGGTGGTCGTTGCGGCCGGTCGTCAGCTTCACGACACCGCTGACGCGCAGACCGGTGCCCTCAAGAAGGGCATCTACAACCTCATTTCAGAGGCCAGTTGCGTTGGCAGTGCCACTGCCCAAAAATGTGTCTCTGCTGACGAATTGAACACTGCCGGAGCATCTTCCGACCTCGCCTCATTGGGTGTGCCGAGTTGGGCAATCACATCGGTGAAGGGTGTTCCGGACAAGGATCGCCAACTCGAAGGTTTGATCGCTGCCAGCAGTTGGGATTTCGATCCGACAGCAACGCCGACGGAAATCCTGCGAACTCTCGTTCAAGGCAGTGCCGAAATGTACGAGGGGACAGGCATTCTGAAGGCCGGTGCCGGTGTCGGACTCTCTCCGTACCAACTGCTGGTTGCCGCCTCGTTGGTCGAGCGCGAAGCATTGACCGACGACATGTCGAAGGTTGCGCGAGTGATCGTCAACCGGTTGGCCGTCGATCAGCCACTGCAGTTCGACTCCACCGTCAACTACTCGCTCGATACCACCGAGGTTGCCACCACGGATGCCGATCGTGCTCGGGTCACACCGTGGAACACCTACGCCATGCCAGGCTTGCCGGCCACACCGATCGCGTCGCCGAGTATTGACGCGCTCAAAGCCGTCGAATCTCCGGCACCCGGCGACTGGCTGTACTTCGTGACCATCAACAAGCAGGGCGAAACTCTCTTCACGAAGAGCTACGACGAACACCTCGCCAATATCGTTCTAGCGCAGGAAAGCGGGATTCTCGACAGTGGTCGGTAG
- a CDS encoding shikimate dehydrogenase, which translates to MVGSARKAAVLGSPIEHSKSPLLHLAAYEALGLGDWTYERIECTGEQLPALVDGLGPEWVGLSVTMPGKIAALEYASERTARAVVIGSANTLVRIDGGWRADCTDVDGVSGALIAGGVGDLTGASAVVVGAGGTARPALVALADMGVRSVTLIARDRGRASGAIDCGTAVGLDVEFLSFDDSRLGSVCAEAAVLVSTVPADAAAPFAAELGTARFVLDAIYNPWPTPLASAVEAAGGTVIGGLAMLLNQAFGQVEQFTGKPAPREAMAAAIA; encoded by the coding sequence GTGGTCGGTAGTGCGCGCAAGGCTGCAGTTCTCGGTAGTCCGATCGAGCATTCGAAGTCGCCGTTGCTGCACCTTGCGGCGTACGAGGCTTTGGGTCTAGGGGACTGGACCTACGAGCGGATCGAGTGCACCGGTGAGCAATTGCCGGCGCTTGTCGACGGATTGGGCCCCGAGTGGGTCGGTCTTTCGGTGACCATGCCGGGCAAGATCGCGGCACTCGAATACGCGTCGGAGCGCACTGCCCGCGCTGTTGTCATCGGCTCGGCAAACACGTTGGTCCGCATCGACGGTGGTTGGCGAGCTGACTGCACCGACGTCGACGGCGTCAGTGGTGCCTTGATCGCCGGTGGCGTCGGGGATCTCACCGGAGCATCCGCAGTTGTTGTCGGAGCCGGCGGTACCGCGCGGCCTGCGTTGGTTGCCTTGGCGGACATGGGCGTTCGATCCGTAACTCTGATCGCGCGTGATCGTGGCCGTGCGTCCGGCGCCATCGACTGTGGCACGGCCGTCGGATTGGATGTGGAATTCCTTTCCTTCGACGACTCTCGTCTCGGCTCTGTCTGTGCTGAGGCCGCGGTTCTTGTCAGCACAGTCCCAGCGGATGCGGCAGCGCCCTTTGCAGCGGAACTTGGCACGGCGCGGTTTGTTCTCGACGCGATTTACAACCCTTGGCCGACGCCCCTTGCTTCGGCCGTCGAGGCGGCGGGCGGCACCGTGATCGGTGGCCTTGCGATGTTGCTCAATCAAGCCTTCGGCCAGGTGGAGCAGTTCACCGGCAAGCCCGCACCGCGAGAAGCGATGGCTGCGGCGATCGCTTAG
- a CDS encoding prepilin peptidase has translation MLVPMWMLVVAGLVAGFGARHIADGWLRRNLYAGFSVRRGVPELCVAAGWIFVGVSNSSAVQLVSGLVLVWWCVAVSTVDVAVRRLPNSFTLPAYLVVLAGAAFTGTLSAAVVGSVMLAGMHLVMHVVSSTSLGAGDVKLALPLGAITGLAGAPVWLSAALLAPLFTLVVAGVLARRSRLPHGPSMCAAALLALAFGVMAEG, from the coding sequence ATGCTCGTTCCCATGTGGATGTTGGTTGTTGCCGGTCTTGTCGCTGGCTTCGGTGCGCGCCATATTGCCGACGGTTGGTTGCGCCGAAACCTCTATGCAGGCTTTTCAGTTCGACGAGGTGTGCCGGAGTTGTGCGTCGCGGCCGGTTGGATCTTTGTCGGTGTATCGAATTCTTCTGCGGTGCAGCTTGTTTCCGGCCTTGTACTGGTGTGGTGGTGCGTAGCTGTCTCGACCGTTGACGTCGCGGTTCGCCGGCTGCCCAACAGTTTCACTCTGCCCGCGTATCTCGTCGTTCTGGCCGGCGCCGCGTTTACGGGAACGCTGTCGGCAGCGGTGGTTGGTTCTGTCATGCTCGCGGGGATGCACCTCGTCATGCATGTCGTTTCATCGACTTCCCTGGGTGCGGGGGATGTGAAGCTTGCACTTCCGCTAGGCGCAATCACCGGGTTGGCCGGCGCGCCGGTGTGGTTGTCTGCGGCGCTGTTGGCTCCGCTGTTCACGTTGGTGGTGGCCGGTGTGTTGGCGCGGCGATCGCGCTTACCGCATGGGCCGTCGATGTGTGCGGCGGCGCTGCTGGCCTTGGCCTTCGGAGTGATGGCAGAGGGATGA
- a CDS encoding FAD-dependent monooxygenase translates to MSDSINARAIHPVVIAGGGPVGISVALELARHGVRTLVLEQRERGEYNYARTNITNLRSMEHFRRWGIADKLRANDPVGDDFVRSATYVTALNGHVVTDLTNVFAYSERHPFASDRAQYAPNPGIEATVQQAATEHPLIDIRFSSTVMAVEQDGRSVRVAYEDADGEHTVDAEYLIAADGSRSPIRHQVGIRMEGTANLVQASIWYIHAPGLKERMDVGRSSFFLFINEFRDNMMLIAQDSDDHYMFGLFPVADNIDPDNWDQARAALFRNVGFEFDVEPLSGGRVRVHSLLSPEFHRGRIFFAGDAAHLISPMGGFGMNLGIGDAADLGWKLAAVLNGWGGPALLQSYGHERAAVISWIQEACIGNTGRNAESFTLDGISDSTPEGAELRARIGAIIAAVKIKEFKSFGAQLGTHYQGSPIVVPDGTTPPPPSQGDYVPSASPGCRAPHVWLTEEVSLYDRFGVGYTLLVTGDPATIDTSVFEVAAKERGIPLEILVPEYDGLRELYGAELALIRPDQHVAWRGDVLPASVEDVLDIVSGVEARQTTAV, encoded by the coding sequence ATGTCGGACAGCATCAATGCCAGAGCAATTCACCCGGTTGTCATCGCGGGCGGCGGCCCCGTCGGAATCAGCGTCGCTCTCGAACTAGCGCGTCACGGCGTCCGCACGCTCGTGCTCGAGCAGCGTGAGCGTGGTGAATACAACTACGCACGCACCAACATCACCAACTTGCGATCGATGGAGCACTTCCGTCGCTGGGGTATCGCGGACAAGTTGCGAGCCAACGACCCCGTCGGAGACGACTTCGTGCGAAGCGCCACCTATGTGACCGCGCTGAACGGTCACGTCGTCACCGATCTGACGAACGTCTTCGCTTACTCCGAGCGTCACCCGTTCGCATCCGATCGTGCGCAGTACGCCCCAAACCCGGGTATTGAAGCGACAGTTCAGCAGGCAGCCACCGAACATCCCCTCATCGACATCAGATTCAGCTCGACTGTGATGGCGGTTGAACAGGACGGGCGGTCCGTGCGCGTCGCCTACGAAGACGCCGATGGCGAACACACGGTCGACGCCGAGTACCTCATCGCGGCAGACGGCAGTCGCAGCCCCATTCGTCACCAGGTCGGGATCCGAATGGAGGGCACGGCGAATCTCGTCCAGGCCAGCATCTGGTACATCCATGCGCCAGGACTCAAAGAGCGGATGGATGTCGGTCGGTCGTCGTTCTTCTTGTTCATCAACGAGTTTCGCGACAACATGATGCTGATTGCGCAGGACAGCGACGACCACTACATGTTTGGCCTCTTTCCGGTAGCCGACAACATCGATCCGGACAACTGGGACCAGGCTCGAGCAGCACTGTTCCGCAATGTGGGCTTCGAGTTCGACGTCGAGCCGCTCAGTGGTGGCCGCGTGCGCGTTCATTCGCTCCTGAGTCCGGAATTTCACCGCGGACGAATCTTCTTTGCCGGCGATGCGGCACACCTGATCTCCCCGATGGGTGGTTTCGGCATGAACCTCGGCATTGGGGACGCGGCCGACCTCGGCTGGAAGCTCGCTGCAGTCCTGAACGGGTGGGGCGGGCCGGCGCTGTTGCAGTCGTACGGTCACGAGCGCGCGGCCGTGATCTCCTGGATTCAGGAGGCATGCATCGGTAACACCGGTCGAAACGCGGAATCGTTTACGCTGGATGGTATTTCGGACAGTACCCCCGAGGGCGCCGAACTCCGGGCGCGCATCGGCGCGATCATCGCCGCAGTCAAGATCAAGGAGTTCAAGAGCTTCGGTGCGCAACTGGGCACGCACTACCAGGGCTCACCCATCGTGGTGCCGGACGGCACGACGCCGCCGCCCCCGAGCCAGGGCGACTACGTTCCCAGCGCGTCGCCGGGATGTCGGGCACCACACGTCTGGCTCACCGAAGAGGTCTCTCTGTACGACAGGTTCGGCGTCGGCTACACGCTGCTTGTCACCGGGGATCCCGCAACCATCGACACCTCGGTGTTCGAGGTGGCAGCGAAGGAACGTGGCATCCCGCTCGAAATCCTCGTCCCCGAATACGACGGGCTTCGCGAACTCTACGGAGCCGAACTCGCGCTCATTCGTCCCGACCAGCACGTGGCCTGGCGAGGCGATGTCCTTCCAGCTTCCGTCGAGGACGTCCTCGACATCGTCAGCGGCGTTGAGGCGAGGCAGACTACGGCCGTATGA
- a CDS encoding LLM class flavin-dependent oxidoreductase codes for MHLGIDSFVSSVTDPTDNRVIGPAERMAHLLEEITLADQVGLYSFGIGEHHRSEYYDSAPQIILAAAAARTERIRLGSAVKVLSADDPVRVFQQFATLDLISKGRIDLVVGRGSFTEAFPLFGLDLADYDSLFNEKLELLLQIRDNVEVSWSGQHRPPLVRQSVYPRPVQDRLPIWVGVGGTPESFARAGHLGLPLMIAIIGGEPRQFAPLVDLYRRMGAQAGHAPEVLQVGLHVFGFVAETTQAAADTIYPGWNEMFTNVSRERGFPRPTRQQFDATAGPDGAFFMGDPQTVADKILRVGEQLGGVDRLSLQMTNPRLAHSDLLRGIELLGTEVAPLVATA; via the coding sequence ATGCATCTGGGCATCGACAGCTTCGTCTCGTCCGTGACCGACCCGACTGATAACCGTGTGATCGGTCCGGCTGAGCGGATGGCGCACCTGCTCGAAGAGATCACCCTCGCCGATCAAGTCGGGCTCTATTCGTTCGGCATCGGCGAGCACCACCGCAGCGAGTACTACGACTCGGCACCGCAGATCATCCTGGCCGCAGCGGCCGCTCGGACGGAACGAATTCGGCTCGGCAGTGCGGTCAAGGTGCTCAGCGCGGACGACCCGGTGCGGGTCTTCCAGCAGTTCGCCACCCTGGACCTGATCTCGAAGGGACGGATCGACCTGGTTGTGGGCCGCGGCTCCTTCACCGAGGCGTTCCCACTGTTCGGCCTGGACCTCGCCGACTACGACTCACTTTTCAACGAAAAGCTCGAACTGCTTCTGCAGATCCGCGACAACGTCGAAGTCAGCTGGTCAGGTCAACACCGGCCGCCGTTGGTCCGCCAAAGCGTCTACCCGCGGCCCGTGCAGGACCGCTTGCCGATCTGGGTCGGCGTTGGTGGGACCCCGGAATCTTTCGCCCGCGCCGGGCACCTGGGTTTGCCCCTGATGATCGCGATCATCGGTGGTGAGCCGCGCCAGTTTGCCCCGCTCGTCGACCTCTACCGGCGAATGGGGGCCCAGGCCGGCCACGCCCCGGAGGTGCTGCAGGTGGGACTGCACGTGTTCGGCTTTGTCGCTGAGACCACCCAGGCTGCGGCGGACACCATCTATCCCGGTTGGAACGAGATGTTCACCAACGTCTCCCGGGAGCGCGGGTTCCCACGGCCGACTCGCCAGCAGTTCGACGCCACCGCTGGGCCGGACGGCGCCTTCTTTATGGGCGACCCGCAGACGGTGGCCGACAAGATCCTGCGCGTGGGCGAACAGTTGGGCGGTGTGGACCGCCTGTCACTGCAGATGACGAACCCTCGGCTGGCCCATAGCGACCTGCTCCGCGGGATCGAGCTACTCGGCACCGAGGTCGCGCCGCTGGTGGCGACAGCCTAG
- a CDS encoding glucose-6-phosphate dehydrogenase — MSERLFNYFDEVLQRHFDLGTESYPRVRRADVDRLLSDDTRRRVGEARIAAVEWANTEKINGNAVITSDRLIITPHGLLYTAGFTGSSTRHTLYYLAAPPTLFESIVELTDATLLPPESTAVAVDDRFGHELTFPWPLDATLRRMLDDHQVLCLDLFDEGHSTQSASAE; from the coding sequence ATGAGCGAGCGGTTGTTCAACTACTTCGACGAGGTCCTGCAACGTCATTTCGATCTCGGGACCGAGTCCTATCCGCGGGTGCGTCGGGCAGACGTCGACAGATTGCTTTCCGACGACACCCGACGACGCGTGGGAGAGGCCCGGATCGCGGCGGTGGAATGGGCCAACACCGAGAAGATCAACGGCAACGCTGTGATCACATCGGATCGCTTGATCATCACACCGCATGGACTGCTGTACACCGCGGGGTTTACGGGGTCGAGCACTCGCCACACTCTGTACTACCTCGCTGCGCCGCCGACATTGTTCGAGTCGATCGTCGAACTGACCGATGCGACGCTCCTGCCGCCGGAGTCGACGGCGGTGGCGGTGGACGACCGATTCGGCCACGAACTCACGTTTCCCTGGCCGCTCGACGCGACCCTTCGCCGGATGCTCGATGACCACCAGGTTCTGTGCCTGGACTTGTTCGACGAGGGCCACTCCACCCAATCCGCTAGCGCCGAATAA